A stretch of the Salmo salar chromosome ssa20, Ssal_v3.1, whole genome shotgun sequence genome encodes the following:
- the LOC123729156 gene encoding segment polarity protein dishevelled homolog DVL-3 — protein MESVVLLQREREWERDRGRERARPRWKEKDTHDHGGRLNGHTRPEREPRRPELPGYESSSTLMSSELETTSFFDSEDDDAPSRFSGSTEQSTSSRLLRRHRRRRRKPKAPRMDRSSSFSSVTDSTMSLNIITVTLNMEKYNFLGISIVGQSNEKGDGGIYIGSIMKGGAVAADGRIEPGDMLLQVNDINFENMSNDDAVRVLREIVHKPGPITLTVAKCWDPNPRGCFTLPRSEPIRPIDPAAWVSHTAAMTGAYPVYGMSPSMSTISSSISSSIPETERFDDFHLSIHSDMATIAKAMANLESGLEVRDRMWLKITIPSAFIGSDVVDWLYHHMEGFTDRREARKYASNLLKAGYIRHTVNKITFSEQCYYIFGDLCGNMANLSLGDHDGSSGASDQDTLAPLPHPGAAPWPLVFPYQYPIPHPYNPHPLHEPPQSQPGGGGSAGSQHSEGSCSSGSNRSGSKKEAAAGGAGGGESKSSGSGSESELRREKPPSERSVAVLLSEHSMRSTHSLNSLAQSVHSTHSHRGSLVYGPPGLQVQPPPSLPTTAPPGSPPGRDLASVPPELTASRQSFRMAMGNPSEFFVDVM, from the exons GTGGCAGGTTGAATGGTCACACGCGTCCAGAGCGGGAGCCGCGGCGACCGGAGCTGCCGGGCTATGAGAGCTCGTCAACGCTGATGAGTTCTGAGCTGGAAACGACAAGCTTCTTCGACTCTGAAGACGATGATGCACCCAGTCG GTTCAGTGGCTCCACGGAGCAGAGCACGTCGTCGAGGCTCTTGAGACGACATCGGCGGCGACGGCGGAAACCCAAAGCGCCACGGATGGAcagg tCGTCCTCTTTCAGCAGCGTCACAGATTCCACCATGTCACTGAACATCATCACTGTCACTTTAAATATGG AGAAGTATAACTTCCTGGGCATCAGTATTGTGGGTCAGAGTAATGAGAAAGGAGATGGAGGAATCTACATCGGCTCTATCATGAAGGGAGGGGCGGTGGCCGCCGACGGACGCATCGAGCCTGGAGACATGCTGCTGCAG gtgAATGACATTAACTTTGAGAACATGAGCAATGATGATGCAGTAAGAGTACTGAGGGAGATTGTGCACAAGCCAGG TCCTATTACTCTGACTGTGGCTAAGTGCTGGGATCCTAACCCTCGAGGATGCTTCACACTGCCGAGAA GTGAGCCGATCCGTCCCATAGACCCTGCTGCCTGGGTGTCCCACACTGCAGCAATGACAGGGGCGTACCCAGTGTACGGTATGAGTCCTTCTATGAGCACCATCAGCTCCTCCATCTCAAGCTCCATCCCTGAGACTGAGC GGTTTGATGACTTTCATCTATCCATTCACAGCGACATGGCAACAATTGCCAAAGCGATGGCCAATCTAGAGTCTGGCCTGGAAGTGCGAGACAGGATGTGGCTCAAGATCACAATCCCCTCTGCCTTCATAG GCTCAGATGTGGTGGACTGGCTCTACCATCACATGGAGGGCTTCACTGACCGCCGTGAGGCCAGGAAGTACGCCAGCAACCTGCTGAAGGCCGGCTACATCCGGCACACCGTCAACAAGATCACCTTCTCTGAGCAGTGCTACTACATCTTCGGAGACCTCTGTGGCA aTATGGCTAACCTCTCCCTGGGAGACCACGATGGGTCGAGTGGGGCGTCCGACCAGGACACCCTTGCTCCCCTGCCCCATCCTGGGGCTGCCCCCTGGCCCCTGGTCTTCCCCTACCAGTACCCCATCCCACACCCCTACAACCCACACCCTCTGCACGAGCCCCCCCAAAGCCAACCTGGAGGGGGTGGCAGTGCAGGCAGCCAGCACAGCGAAG GGAGTTGTAGCAGCGGGTCCAACCGCAGTGGCAGTAAGAAGGAAGCAGCTGCTGGGGGGGCAGGCGGTGGGGAGTCCAAGTCGTCAGGAAGCGGCAGCGAATCAGAGCTGAGGAGGGAGAAGCCCCCCAGCGAGCGCTCAGTGGCGGTGCTCCTTAGCGAGCACAGCATGCGCAGCACACACAGCCTGAACAGCTTGGCCCAAAGTGTCCACAGCACCCACTCCCACAGAGGTAGCCTGGTGTACGGCCCCCCTGGCCTGCAGGTCCAGCCCCCACCCTCCCTACCCACCACGGCCCCCCCTGGGTCGCCCCCGGGCCGAGACCTAGCCTCTGTCCCCCCCGAACTCACCGCCTCGCGTCAATCGTTCCGCATGGCCATGGGCAACCCCAGCGAGTTTTTTGTCGATGTCATGTGA